In Rhodococcus sp. OK302, one genomic interval encodes:
- a CDS encoding VOC family protein: MTPTSIIGRYVGLAIAVPDLTAAVKQYSRLGFVLSDLAYRTEWGAKVATFGFDDGSYLELISGVDTTKRNGAAIAAFVERFGARTYLSCYDVADIGAAYDRVREARIDVLGPPQLAPESVGERAEMLWLKPAAMGGAFTQLLQLHDGPRKFEKTTPGTRPFTQVLVASDVDSALATLTGLGAIANPSYDVPEWGLSATVFELAGDTNVEITVPTDTTQPQGAALQRALDSGRAGHYMTTFEVDDVDLLAERFATAGVKTLGPPTDSPTQSPWGPCRQLWVHPAESPGTFVQFLTRLSSSAEPHS; encoded by the coding sequence ATGACGCCCACCTCGATCATTGGTCGGTATGTCGGGCTGGCGATTGCCGTTCCCGACCTCACCGCAGCGGTGAAGCAGTATTCGCGCCTGGGTTTTGTGCTCTCCGACCTCGCGTATCGCACCGAATGGGGTGCGAAGGTAGCAACATTCGGGTTTGACGACGGGAGCTATCTCGAGCTGATCAGTGGCGTGGACACCACCAAGCGCAACGGTGCCGCGATTGCTGCATTCGTCGAGCGCTTCGGTGCGCGTACATATTTGTCGTGCTACGACGTGGCAGATATCGGAGCCGCTTACGATCGTGTCCGAGAAGCCAGGATCGATGTCCTGGGCCCGCCGCAGCTCGCCCCCGAATCGGTGGGCGAGCGCGCCGAAATGTTGTGGTTGAAACCGGCGGCGATGGGTGGTGCGTTCACTCAACTCCTCCAACTTCATGACGGACCAAGGAAATTCGAGAAGACGACGCCCGGTACCAGACCGTTTACTCAGGTGTTGGTTGCTTCTGATGTCGACTCGGCGCTCGCGACGCTGACCGGGCTCGGTGCGATCGCGAATCCGTCGTACGACGTTCCGGAATGGGGCCTTTCGGCGACGGTGTTCGAGCTGGCCGGTGACACCAACGTCGAGATCACCGTCCCGACCGATACAACGCAGCCTCAAGGGGCAGCGCTTCAACGTGCCCTCGATTCGGGTCGGGCCGGCCACTACATGACCACATTCGAGGTCGACGACGTCGATCTGCTGGCAGAGCGGTTCGCCACTGCCGGGGTTAAAACTCTTGGTCCGCCGACTGATTCACCGACGCAGTCTCCGTGGGGGCCATGCCGGCAACTCTGGGTGCACCCAGCCGAATCGCCAGGCACTTTCGTTCAATTCCTGACCAGGCTCTCCAGTTCGGCAGAGCCGCATTCCTGA
- a CDS encoding ABC transporter substrate-binding protein, with the protein MGQVTTRRDVLKMLRKAAPALAIATMLTLTACGGSAGGDSASSDGVKTGKGVSDSEINLAILTDYSGPIAQAATSGSIGLEIKLDQVNAAGGICGRQIVLHKMDTKFDPQVTTQQYRAIANKVVMIPQVMGTAPLMAIKDSIAKDDILTFSASLNSSSLKLEDVSIYTPPFEVELINGLVWAAQKVGASAANPLKVGVVAAADEYGTTYAGAVKFAAKQIPGVEVVSSPTYSPTDNDFTAQATELKNSGAQVVMLSNTMAQTPGLIGQSAQLGFKPMWVGYSGSWNAALAKPLAGLIDNYFISSSYGALNDDVQGIKDMNAALAQYAPDEKPSNFQVAGWLSGVATVAVLEKACENKDLTREGVLAAVQDLDIDFGGILPAVNLGTGDSIVSYKSRMNSINADGLLIPITDWSETDQARAWGTENGF; encoded by the coding sequence GTGGGTCAGGTCACAACCCGAAGGGACGTACTGAAGATGTTGAGGAAAGCTGCTCCAGCCCTCGCAATCGCCACGATGCTCACGTTGACTGCTTGTGGCGGGTCGGCCGGTGGAGACTCCGCAAGTTCGGATGGGGTCAAGACCGGGAAGGGTGTCAGCGACAGCGAGATCAACCTTGCGATCCTCACCGACTACTCCGGTCCGATCGCGCAAGCGGCTACGTCCGGCTCGATCGGCCTGGAGATCAAGCTGGACCAGGTCAACGCTGCCGGAGGGATCTGCGGGCGTCAGATCGTTCTGCACAAGATGGACACCAAGTTCGACCCCCAGGTCACCACGCAGCAGTACCGCGCCATTGCGAACAAGGTCGTGATGATCCCGCAGGTGATGGGTACTGCGCCGCTGATGGCCATCAAGGACAGCATTGCGAAGGACGACATCCTGACCTTCTCGGCATCGCTCAACTCGTCGTCGCTCAAGCTCGAGGATGTTTCCATCTACACCCCGCCTTTCGAGGTAGAGCTGATCAACGGCCTTGTTTGGGCCGCTCAGAAGGTCGGCGCCAGCGCAGCCAATCCGCTCAAGGTCGGCGTCGTCGCGGCGGCGGACGAATACGGCACGACCTACGCGGGTGCGGTCAAGTTTGCAGCGAAGCAGATCCCCGGCGTCGAGGTTGTCTCCAGCCCGACGTACAGCCCCACGGACAATGACTTCACCGCTCAGGCCACGGAGCTCAAGAATTCCGGTGCGCAGGTCGTAATGCTGTCCAACACCATGGCTCAGACGCCCGGTTTGATCGGTCAGTCCGCCCAGCTCGGCTTCAAGCCGATGTGGGTCGGTTACTCGGGCTCTTGGAATGCAGCGCTGGCAAAGCCGCTCGCTGGCCTGATCGACAACTACTTCATCTCCTCCAGCTATGGGGCTCTCAACGATGACGTCCAGGGCATCAAGGATATGAACGCAGCTCTGGCTCAGTACGCGCCGGACGAGAAGCCGAGCAACTTCCAGGTCGCAGGCTGGCTGAGCGGTGTGGCCACCGTGGCAGTGTTGGAAAAGGCATGCGAGAACAAGGATCTCACCCGTGAGGGTGTTCTGGCGGCGGTGCAGGACCTCGATATCGATTTCGGTGGCATCCTGCCGGCTGTCAACCTCGGCACCGGCGACTCGATTGTCAGCTACAAGAGTCGGATGAACAGCATCAATGCAGACGGCCTGCTGATCCCGATCACTGACTGGTCCGAGACCGATCAGGCTCGCGCTTGGGGCACGGAAAACGGTTTCTGA
- a CDS encoding ABC transporter ATP-binding protein, translating into MNPLLEVSDLVKTYPSKRDLLGRVRERTTVTDHVSFTVERGETLGIVGESGAGKSTVGRLALRLIEPDSGSVKFDGQDVLGMSKTELRTFRQRAQMIFQDPFSSLDPHMTIRAAVGEPLTIHRGLKGADRDAAVVALLTRVGLRADQLDKYPREFSGGQLQRIAIARALSTEPDFIVCDEPVAALDVSIQAQVLNLLIDLQRERGLAYVFVSHDLSLVRFLAHRVAVMLKGVIVETGPTEQVFTDPQHPYTKTLLQAIPDPRAQFLDLRTDAVAGPAISGTVKEL; encoded by the coding sequence ATGAACCCACTACTCGAAGTATCAGATTTGGTGAAAACTTATCCGTCCAAGCGAGACCTGCTCGGACGCGTACGTGAACGCACCACAGTGACCGATCATGTCTCGTTCACCGTCGAGCGCGGCGAGACACTGGGGATCGTAGGCGAATCCGGCGCCGGCAAATCCACCGTCGGCCGACTTGCACTGCGATTGATCGAACCGGACTCAGGTTCCGTGAAATTCGACGGCCAGGACGTACTCGGAATGTCGAAGACGGAGCTGCGAACCTTCCGTCAACGGGCGCAGATGATCTTCCAGGATCCTTTCTCGTCCCTCGATCCGCACATGACAATCCGCGCCGCGGTGGGAGAACCCCTCACGATCCACCGTGGATTGAAGGGCGCGGACCGCGACGCCGCCGTTGTTGCGCTGTTGACGCGGGTCGGACTACGAGCCGATCAACTCGACAAGTATCCACGCGAGTTCTCCGGCGGACAGCTGCAACGCATCGCCATTGCACGTGCGCTCTCCACCGAGCCGGATTTCATCGTCTGCGACGAGCCGGTGGCCGCACTGGACGTGTCGATTCAGGCTCAGGTCCTCAACCTACTCATCGACCTGCAACGTGAGCGAGGATTGGCGTATGTGTTTGTCTCGCATGACCTGTCGCTGGTCAGATTCTTGGCACACCGAGTCGCGGTGATGCTCAAAGGCGTCATCGTCGAGACCGGCCCCACTGAGCAGGTCTTCACCGATCCTCAGCACCCGTATACCAAGACGTTGTTGCAGGCGATCCCAGATCCGCGGGCGCAGTTTCTCGATCTACGAACCGACGCCGTTGCAGGCCCAGCGATTTCCGGCACTGTGAAGGAGTTGTGA
- a CDS encoding ABC transporter permease has translation MLNLIAKRIASAVPMLLLVSFFVYALVDLVPGDAAAVLAGDNATPEQIEQTRQALGLDQPLIVRYLDWLGGALTGDLGTSLYSSQSVVHILGERLPVTLSLTLVTMLIVIAVGLPAGIFAAVHPNSWLDRTLTVLSSVAMAVPPFIVALALVIPLAILSPIFPATGYAPLADGAGVWLQHLILPAIAIAAISAAELARQTRASLVDVLGKDYIRTTRAKGLLRSTIIGKHGLKNAGVPIVTVLGLQVSRVLAGAVTVEFVFALPGLGTLAVSSVFSRDVPVILGIVMLCAVLIVLINVLVDATYGYLNPRVRV, from the coding sequence ATGCTCAACCTGATCGCCAAGCGAATCGCGTCGGCTGTCCCGATGTTGTTGCTCGTCAGCTTCTTCGTCTACGCACTGGTCGACCTCGTGCCGGGCGATGCAGCGGCCGTGCTGGCCGGTGACAATGCCACCCCCGAGCAGATCGAACAGACGCGGCAGGCACTCGGTCTGGATCAACCGTTGATCGTGCGGTATCTCGACTGGCTCGGTGGAGCGCTGACCGGAGATCTGGGAACCTCCCTGTACAGCTCTCAGAGTGTCGTACACATTCTCGGGGAACGGCTTCCGGTCACTCTCTCGTTGACACTCGTGACCATGCTCATCGTGATAGCCGTCGGACTGCCGGCGGGAATTTTTGCCGCCGTGCACCCGAACTCGTGGTTGGATCGGACTCTGACGGTGCTCTCGAGCGTGGCAATGGCAGTGCCGCCCTTCATCGTTGCGCTGGCGTTGGTGATCCCGCTGGCAATCCTCAGCCCGATCTTCCCGGCCACCGGATACGCGCCGTTGGCCGACGGAGCCGGTGTGTGGCTACAGCATCTGATCCTTCCGGCGATTGCGATTGCGGCTATCTCGGCCGCCGAACTCGCCCGGCAGACCCGCGCCTCACTCGTGGACGTACTGGGCAAGGACTACATCCGCACTACCCGCGCAAAAGGGTTGCTGCGGAGCACAATCATCGGCAAACACGGCCTCAAGAATGCCGGTGTACCGATTGTCACGGTGCTGGGACTGCAGGTCTCACGGGTACTCGCCGGAGCGGTGACCGTGGAGTTCGTCTTCGCCCTTCCCGGCCTGGGAACCCTCGCGGTAAGTTCCGTCTTCTCTCGCGATGTCCCGGTGATCCTCGGGATCGTCATGCTCTGCGCGGTGCTCATCGTGCTGATCAACGTGCTCGTCGATGCCACCTACGGCTACCTCAACCCCCGCGTCCGCGTCTGA
- a CDS encoding ABC transporter ATP-binding protein — protein sequence MSIDVDKHMISARTETEPVLRMEGVSVDFITDHGWTRVVDGIDLSIPAGSIVGVVGESGSGKTVTSLAAMGLLPAATSKVTGSIRVAGRELVGLTDRELADVRGTEMSMIFQEPRRSLDPAFSVGSQIAEVVRRHDGVGRKAAWARAVEMLDAVGIDNAAVRARAYPHEFSGGMCQRVMLAIAMVCKPKLLIADEPTTALDVTVQAQMLELMREVQQQFDVSILFITHDLGVVAQMCDSVNVMYAGQVIESASVRDLFLSPQHPYTQGLLDAIPDHRDRSAPLKAIPGAVPAPWDWPQSCRFAPRCPHSGTECEAGTIPLASNTSTESARAVRCVRANDLVLEGITG from the coding sequence ATGAGTATCGATGTCGATAAACACATGATATCGGCGCGCACCGAGACGGAACCGGTGTTGCGCATGGAGGGGGTGTCGGTAGATTTCATCACCGACCATGGATGGACCCGCGTCGTCGACGGAATCGATCTGTCGATACCGGCGGGGTCGATTGTCGGTGTCGTCGGGGAATCCGGGTCCGGAAAAACGGTGACTTCGCTTGCAGCGATGGGCTTGTTGCCGGCCGCGACGTCGAAGGTAACGGGGTCGATCCGGGTGGCCGGACGGGAACTCGTCGGTCTGACGGATCGCGAATTGGCCGACGTCCGCGGTACGGAAATGTCGATGATCTTCCAGGAACCCCGGCGAAGCTTGGATCCCGCTTTCTCGGTCGGATCCCAGATCGCCGAGGTAGTGCGCCGGCACGACGGGGTAGGACGGAAAGCTGCGTGGGCGCGCGCGGTGGAGATGCTCGATGCGGTAGGAATCGACAACGCGGCGGTACGCGCCCGTGCCTACCCACACGAGTTCTCCGGCGGAATGTGCCAGCGTGTGATGCTGGCAATCGCCATGGTCTGCAAGCCTAAGCTGCTGATCGCCGACGAGCCGACCACCGCATTGGACGTTACGGTACAAGCGCAGATGCTCGAGTTGATGCGAGAAGTGCAGCAGCAGTTCGACGTTTCCATTTTGTTCATCACCCATGACCTCGGCGTCGTCGCGCAAATGTGTGACTCCGTCAACGTCATGTACGCAGGGCAGGTCATCGAGTCCGCGTCGGTCCGGGACCTCTTCCTGTCTCCGCAACATCCCTACACGCAGGGGTTGCTCGACGCGATTCCCGACCACCGCGACCGATCGGCCCCACTCAAGGCGATTCCCGGAGCAGTACCCGCACCCTGGGACTGGCCGCAGTCGTGCAGATTTGCGCCGAGATGCCCCCACTCCGGGACGGAATGCGAAGCCGGAACTATTCCGCTCGCCTCGAACACGTCGACAGAATCCGCGCGCGCAGTGCGGTGTGTGCGTGCGAATGATCTGGTGTTGGAAGGAATCACGGGATGA
- a CDS encoding ABC transporter substrate-binding protein has translation MRFPGVKICGAAVVLALAVTGCGGQSAASNGELATLDASAANPSGHLRVGYFLPPRPVDPYTVPSTVAAFPYLTPLYDRLTQIVNGENGSELAPMVATGWEFGPDGRSLTFKLRDDVTFSDGTVLDSAAVKACLERARSLPGSTVASYFSMVSDIETPDASTVTIRTNRPASDLPYVLSGVEGMLISPKAVGNPDLDVRPVGSGPYVLDTLRVGDSVSYVRRDGYWDPSAQLPERITITGFADGNARMNALRSGQIDLAYAMPGDYTQASNLGRGFGFYSYPPSTAYVVNVNTNSADMARPEIRQAMNFAIDRDGINKSILHGQCTPNPQAATPGQVGFLEDPPIRYDFDPERARQILATAGVTNLEIDMMSPARVSPVVEIATAVRSQLENVGIKVNYQEVDQAEMNTRFTQGDAYDAVLNGRVPRASSLQSFQYWYRSPALFPGPRPAGFDETLDRAFDPALTADQQTLALEDVASIATEQAMNVFICATPTQFAYSDKVIGATDMAMSHIQGVPDLRHVGIAK, from the coding sequence ATGAGATTTCCAGGCGTAAAGATATGCGGTGCCGCAGTGGTACTTGCATTGGCGGTGACCGGATGTGGCGGTCAAAGTGCAGCGTCCAATGGCGAACTCGCGACTCTCGATGCTTCGGCCGCGAACCCGTCGGGTCATCTGCGAGTGGGGTACTTCCTCCCGCCTCGTCCGGTGGATCCGTACACGGTCCCCTCGACCGTCGCGGCATTTCCTTACCTGACGCCGCTCTACGATCGTCTCACCCAAATCGTGAACGGGGAGAACGGGTCCGAACTCGCCCCCATGGTTGCTACCGGATGGGAATTCGGACCGGACGGGCGGTCCCTGACATTCAAGCTCCGCGACGATGTCACCTTCTCCGACGGCACGGTCCTCGATTCTGCGGCCGTCAAGGCCTGCCTGGAACGAGCGAGAAGTTTGCCGGGATCGACTGTCGCCAGCTATTTCTCGATGGTGTCGGACATCGAAACTCCGGATGCGTCGACGGTGACGATACGAACGAATCGTCCGGCTTCGGATCTTCCGTACGTGTTGTCTGGCGTCGAGGGAATGCTCATCAGCCCGAAGGCTGTCGGCAACCCCGACCTTGACGTGCGTCCCGTCGGGTCCGGCCCGTACGTTCTCGACACTCTGCGCGTCGGCGACTCGGTGTCGTATGTGCGTCGGGACGGGTACTGGGACCCGTCAGCGCAACTCCCGGAACGGATCACCATCACAGGATTCGCTGACGGCAACGCACGCATGAACGCATTGCGCTCCGGCCAGATCGACCTCGCGTACGCAATGCCCGGCGACTACACTCAGGCATCGAATTTGGGTCGTGGATTCGGGTTCTACTCGTACCCGCCGTCAACGGCCTACGTCGTCAATGTGAACACCAACTCCGCCGATATGGCTCGGCCGGAGATTCGCCAGGCGATGAACTTCGCAATCGATCGGGACGGGATCAACAAGTCGATCCTGCACGGTCAGTGCACGCCCAATCCGCAGGCCGCCACGCCCGGACAGGTCGGATTCCTCGAGGACCCACCGATTCGCTACGACTTCGATCCCGAGCGTGCCCGGCAGATCCTGGCAACGGCAGGCGTCACCAACCTCGAAATCGACATGATGTCTCCGGCGCGAGTTTCACCCGTGGTCGAAATCGCGACTGCAGTTCGCTCGCAGCTCGAGAACGTCGGGATCAAGGTGAACTATCAAGAGGTCGATCAGGCAGAGATGAACACTCGATTCACTCAAGGCGACGCCTACGACGCGGTACTCAACGGCCGCGTGCCGCGGGCGAGTTCGCTGCAGTCGTTCCAGTACTGGTACCGTTCGCCGGCATTATTCCCGGGCCCCCGTCCGGCCGGTTTCGACGAGACTCTGGACCGTGCTTTCGACCCGGCTCTCACAGCGGATCAGCAGACGCTAGCCCTCGAGGACGTAGCCTCGATCGCAACCGAGCAGGCGATGAACGTCTTCATCTGCGCCACACCCACTCAGTTTGCATACTCCGACAAAGTTATTGGAGCCACCGATATGGCAATGTCCCATATCCAGGGCGTCCCCGATCTACGCCACGTCGGTATCGCGAAGTAG
- a CDS encoding class I adenylate-forming enzyme family protein translates to MNLAGPLRYWAQRDPDRMAIALGDRELTWAELDDRTSRLAQGLRGLGVGLGDRVATLVPNCIEFCETVLACFKIGATFVPLNYRLAPAELAEIIERSGTTVIVADRAMLDALLGCDEESVDRLRRVVTTSARADEILFEELVTESVPEDPQAHFAGEHPAFICYTSGTTGAPKGAVLSHRNVLAACSERIAIDAWNWTDSTYFPYALAFTGGLIGMWMPLYSVGGQTVLDAEFDPARTLEVFAERSITTFIAVGSILESITQSTTFETADLSSLRTLGTGGQAISVAMLQAFGRRGLHVCQGYGLTECGGLSLALPGAMAEAKLGSTGIPTPQTTTRVVDGFGEDVAVGEVGELLLRGPQVMERYWDDPAATKDAFVDGWLRTGDLVRQDEDGYYYVVDRAKDMLISGGVNIYPAEIERVLAGYPGILELVVIAAPDEKWGEVPALIARRAEGGPTADELIEYCRQRLARYKAPRYVLFQDDPLPRGMSNKVHKNEVRQRALQILGLTADQPRTRA, encoded by the coding sequence ATGAATCTGGCTGGACCACTGCGATACTGGGCGCAACGAGACCCGGATCGGATGGCGATTGCATTGGGCGATCGCGAACTCACGTGGGCAGAACTGGACGATCGCACCTCGAGGCTCGCGCAAGGACTGCGCGGCCTCGGGGTGGGGCTCGGCGATCGAGTGGCGACGCTGGTACCCAACTGCATCGAGTTCTGCGAAACGGTATTGGCCTGCTTCAAGATTGGCGCGACGTTTGTGCCACTGAACTACCGACTGGCTCCCGCGGAGCTGGCCGAAATCATCGAACGTAGCGGTACGACGGTGATCGTTGCAGACCGCGCGATGCTCGACGCACTCCTCGGGTGCGACGAAGAATCCGTCGATCGGCTTCGACGGGTCGTGACAACGTCGGCGCGAGCCGACGAAATCTTGTTCGAGGAACTTGTCACGGAATCGGTGCCGGAGGATCCACAGGCGCACTTTGCGGGCGAGCACCCCGCATTCATCTGCTACACGTCGGGAACGACCGGAGCACCTAAGGGCGCGGTGCTCAGCCACCGTAATGTTCTCGCGGCGTGCTCCGAGAGGATCGCGATCGATGCCTGGAATTGGACGGACAGCACGTACTTCCCCTACGCGCTCGCGTTCACCGGTGGATTGATCGGGATGTGGATGCCTCTGTACTCGGTGGGCGGCCAGACGGTGCTCGACGCCGAGTTCGATCCGGCCCGGACACTCGAGGTCTTCGCGGAGCGGAGTATCACCACGTTCATTGCAGTCGGATCGATACTGGAATCAATCACGCAGTCAACAACTTTCGAGACGGCTGATTTGTCGAGCCTGCGAACCCTCGGTACCGGTGGCCAGGCAATCTCGGTTGCGATGCTGCAGGCATTCGGGCGTCGAGGTCTCCACGTGTGCCAGGGCTACGGTCTGACCGAATGCGGAGGATTGAGTCTGGCTCTGCCTGGTGCGATGGCGGAAGCGAAGTTGGGTTCCACCGGTATCCCGACGCCGCAGACGACAACGAGGGTGGTGGACGGTTTCGGTGAGGACGTGGCCGTCGGTGAGGTCGGCGAGCTGCTGCTGCGCGGGCCTCAGGTCATGGAGCGGTACTGGGACGATCCCGCGGCCACGAAAGATGCGTTTGTCGACGGTTGGCTGCGCACCGGCGACCTCGTGAGGCAGGACGAGGACGGGTACTACTACGTGGTCGACCGCGCCAAGGACATGCTGATCTCGGGTGGCGTCAACATCTACCCCGCCGAGATCGAACGCGTACTTGCCGGCTATCCCGGAATCCTCGAACTGGTGGTGATCGCGGCTCCCGACGAGAAGTGGGGAGAGGTGCCGGCGTTGATCGCACGGCGCGCAGAAGGGGGCCCGACGGCCGACGAACTGATCGAGTACTGCCGTCAGCGATTAGCTCGATACAAGGCGCCCAGATACGTTCTGTTCCAGGATGATCCGCTCCCTCGCGGAATGTCCAACAAAGTGCACAAGAACGAGGTTCGTCAGCGTGCGCTGCAGATACTCGGCCTCACGGCAGACCAGCCACGGACCAGGGCATGA
- a CDS encoding ABC transporter permease encodes MHDKTVAGVTRPPNPFVHFWTTSRPLRLLRGNRLAMVSLGFLVFVILLAAFGGLLAPYDPNAQDLSNSFAPASGSHLLGTDIYGRDMLSRLLDAASVTLAAIVQAVGVAAILGIPFGLLAGLVGGAVGTVLSRISDALQSLPPLILAIAIVGILGPGLTNAMLAIGIVLAPSLFRLARGAAESVATETYIEACRALGCSQWRLLWRHVLPNAASPILVQLTFSAGVAIVAEASLSFLGLGVQSPQTSWGSMLRDAFDNVYTAPTALIAPAIMIVATVLAFSTFGDGLRDALEGTGTTRKIRLLSRNK; translated from the coding sequence ATGCACGACAAGACCGTTGCCGGTGTGACACGTCCACCGAATCCCTTTGTTCACTTCTGGACCACCAGCCGTCCGCTTCGATTGCTCCGAGGCAATCGACTCGCGATGGTCTCGTTGGGGTTCCTCGTCTTCGTCATCCTGCTGGCCGCCTTCGGTGGCCTGCTCGCACCGTACGATCCGAATGCGCAAGACCTGTCGAACAGCTTCGCCCCGGCGAGTGGATCCCACCTGCTCGGTACCGACATCTACGGCCGCGACATGCTCAGTCGACTCTTGGATGCGGCTTCGGTGACGCTGGCCGCGATCGTTCAAGCCGTCGGCGTCGCTGCAATATTGGGAATCCCGTTCGGATTGCTCGCCGGACTTGTCGGAGGCGCAGTCGGCACCGTGCTGTCTCGAATCTCCGACGCCTTGCAATCATTGCCGCCCCTGATCCTGGCCATCGCTATCGTCGGCATCCTGGGTCCTGGCCTGACAAACGCGATGCTCGCCATCGGTATCGTGTTGGCCCCCTCACTGTTCCGGCTCGCACGCGGCGCAGCCGAGTCTGTCGCTACCGAAACCTACATCGAGGCGTGCCGAGCACTGGGATGCTCCCAGTGGCGCCTACTGTGGCGACATGTCCTTCCCAACGCTGCATCGCCAATTCTGGTGCAGCTCACCTTCTCCGCCGGAGTTGCCATTGTCGCCGAGGCATCATTGAGCTTCCTCGGCCTCGGAGTTCAGTCGCCGCAGACATCTTGGGGCAGCATGCTTCGTGATGCGTTCGACAACGTCTACACCGCGCCAACCGCATTGATCGCTCCGGCGATCATGATCGTCGCGACCGTTCTCGCATTTTCGACGTTCGGCGACGGCCTTCGCGACGCCTTGGAAGGCACCGGCACCACTCGAAAGATCAGGCTGCTCAGCCGCAACAAGTAA
- a CDS encoding alpha/beta hydrolase family protein, giving the protein MTQLSEIETTFVGLAAPGASRAGAGGWPCQGVYHRPRGTRPKVAVIATHYNVDFSQHYLAEHLAARGFGFLGWNTRFRNDPLHFLLDRALVDIGVGVRWLREEMGVETVIILGNSGGCSLMAAYQSHATTPNVVALPGMRPAPGLDELIAGDAFIALAAHQGRPDVLTSQLDPSVIDENDPTLIDPELDLWNPDLERPFTAEFLTRYRAAQRDRNARITAWAKAELRRVAEAGQRDRVFTVPRTWADPRFVDPTIDANDRRPDWCYHGEPKQSNGSTWGLVTSCTLRTWLSMWSQETSQCNAGPHLANISVPSFVINGAADTGVFPSDAAALFEGLASMDKSAVEMPGDHYFDKPTDTRSDVADVIAEWIEKRFQR; this is encoded by the coding sequence GTGACGCAGCTATCCGAGATCGAGACCACGTTCGTCGGTCTGGCGGCGCCCGGGGCGTCCCGGGCCGGGGCAGGTGGATGGCCCTGCCAGGGCGTTTACCACCGGCCCCGGGGAACGCGGCCGAAGGTTGCCGTGATTGCAACCCACTACAACGTCGACTTCTCCCAGCACTACCTCGCTGAGCATCTGGCGGCACGTGGATTCGGATTCTTGGGTTGGAATACCCGATTCCGCAACGATCCGCTGCACTTCCTTCTCGATCGGGCGCTCGTCGATATCGGAGTCGGAGTGCGTTGGCTCCGTGAGGAAATGGGCGTCGAGACGGTGATCATCCTGGGAAACTCCGGGGGATGCTCACTGATGGCGGCATACCAGTCCCATGCAACTACACCGAATGTTGTTGCGCTGCCCGGGATGCGACCCGCACCGGGGCTCGACGAGCTCATTGCCGGCGACGCGTTCATCGCGCTGGCGGCGCACCAGGGTCGCCCCGACGTGTTGACCAGTCAGCTCGACCCTTCAGTTATCGACGAGAACGACCCCACGCTCATCGATCCTGAACTGGACCTGTGGAATCCGGACTTGGAGCGACCCTTCACTGCCGAATTCCTCACCCGCTACCGGGCGGCACAGCGCGACCGCAATGCGCGGATCACAGCGTGGGCCAAGGCAGAACTGCGACGCGTGGCGGAAGCCGGCCAACGTGATCGCGTTTTCACGGTTCCGAGGACGTGGGCGGATCCACGGTTTGTCGATCCGACCATCGACGCCAATGATCGCAGGCCGGACTGGTGCTACCACGGTGAGCCCAAGCAGTCGAACGGATCGACGTGGGGCTTGGTGACCTCGTGCACGCTGCGGACGTGGCTCTCGATGTGGAGTCAGGAAACCTCGCAGTGCAATGCCGGCCCGCACTTGGCGAACATCTCGGTGCCTAGCTTCGTCATCAACGGTGCAGCCGATACCGGTGTGTTCCCGAGTGATGCAGCGGCACTTTTCGAGGGCCTCGCGTCGATGGACAAGTCTGCCGTTGAGATGCCCGGTGATCACTATTTCGACAAGCCCACCGATACCCGCTCGGACGTCGCTGACGTGATTGCCGAATGGATCGAAAAGCGCTTCCAGCGCTAG